The proteins below are encoded in one region of Populus alba chromosome 2, ASM523922v2, whole genome shotgun sequence:
- the LOC118049907 gene encoding uncharacterized protein isoform X2: MSSSGSSNKPRTVKLRCPSVSSKASFFAWDEQRLDLGSIARTFGLDPSTLKLNGYFISRGADLISSSVTWRSLLSFFSAKGLSTGKDDKEALIVDGKLSKVGSKRAHDPQSASSRSNYRAEVEGIGVSNNSRQQRQDIDSLMNKRMKESNSGCDESYQMPKWNGLGFKRKWSIEHHVNLLKKLKINGANSVA; encoded by the exons ATGTCATCATCAGGAAGCAGCAACAAACCAAGAACGGTGAAGTTACGGTGCCCTTCTGTGTCCAGCAAAGCGTCCTTCTTTGCATGGGACGAGCAGAGACTGGACTTGGGGTCTATTGCCAGGACTTTTGGCTTAGACCCTTCAACGTTGAAGCTGAATGGTTACTTTATAAGTAGAGGGGCTGATCTTATCTCCTCCTCTGTTACATGGCGATCGCTTCTTAGTTTTTTCTCTGCAAAGGGTTTGTCTACTGGTAAAGATGATAAGGAAGCTCTTATTGTAGATGGCAAGCTCTCCAAAGTTGGGAGTAAGA GGGCACATGACCCCCAAAGCGCTTCAAGTAGGAGTAACTACAGAGCTGAAGTTGAGGGTATTGGTGTGAGTAATAATAGCAGACAACAGCGTCAAGATATCGACTCACTCATGAATAAAAGGATGAAGGAAAGCAACTCGG GATGTGATGAAAGTTATCAGATGCCAAAATGGAATGGCCTTGGCTTCAAGAGGAAGTGGTCGATAGAACATCATGTCAACTTGCTCAAGAAGTTGAAAATAAATGGAGCCAACTCAG TTGCATGA
- the LOC118049906 gene encoding xyloglucan endotransglucosylase/hydrolase protein 2, which produces MSCRVLATMEFCLPCFLAFLLMGGVLARRNGGDASFYQNYDITWGYDHVKSLDGGRQIQLSLDNASGAGFGSKLSFGSGFINMRIKLPGKDSAGVVTAFYLTSHSNNHDELDFEFLGNREGKPITLQTNVFANGQGNREQRMHLWFDPAADFHSYKILWNQYQIVFYVDDTPIRVFKNHKNIGVSYPSQPMQIEASLWNGDSWATDGGQTKINWSHAPFQAHFQGFDINGCSDHREPNAPPCYSTSYWWNTRKYRTLDAAQQRAYENVRKKYLTYDYCSDRVRHPTPPPECPQ; this is translated from the exons ATGAGTTGCAGAGTTCTAGCTACAATGGAGTTTTGTCTCCCTTGTTTTCTTGCGTTTCTCCTCATGGGAGGGGTGCTTGCAAGGAGAAATGGAGGTGATGCTAGCTTTTATCAGAATTACGATATTACCTGGGGATATGATCATGTCAAATCCCTTGATGGAGGAAGACAGATTCAGCTCTCGTTAGATAATGCTTCTG GTGCTGGATTTGGTTCCAAGCTAAGCTTTGGTTCAGGATTCATTAACATGAGGATAAAGCTACCAGGAAAGGATTCTGCAGGAGTTGTCACGGCATTCTAT CTAACTTCACACAGTAATAATCACGACGAGCTCGACTTTGAGTTCCTGGGCAACAGGGAAGGGAAGCCTATCACACTACAGACAAATGTGTTTGCAAATGGTCAAGGGAATAGAGAGCAAAGGATGCATCTCTGGTTCGACCCAGCTGCTGACTTCCACTCTTACAAAATCTTGTGGAACCAATATCAGATTGT ATTTTATGTGGATGATACTCCCATAAGAGTGTTCAAGAACCACAAGAACATTGGAGTCAGCTACCCTTCACAGCCAATGCAGATCGAGGCAAGCTTGTGGAATGGAGATAGCTGGGCAACAGACGGAGGCCAGACAAAGATTAATTGGAGCCATGCACCATTTCAAGCTCATTTCCAAGGATTTGACATTAATGGCTGCTCAGATCATCGAGAACCGAACGCTCCGCCATGTTATTCGACCAGCTACTGGTGGAATACCCGAAAGTACCGGACACTGGACGCTGCCCAACAAAGGGCATATGAGAATGTCAGGAAGAAGTATTTGACTTATGACTATTGTTCTGATAGGGTCAGGCACCCTACACCTCCCCCAGAGTGCCCTCAATAA
- the LOC118049907 gene encoding uncharacterized protein isoform X1: MSSSGSSNKPRTVKLRCPSVSSKASFFAWDEQRLDLGSIARTFGLDPSTLKLNGYFISRGADLISSSVTWRSLLSFFSAKGLSTGKDDKEALIVDGKLSKVGSKRAHDPQSASSRSNYRAEVEGIGVSNNSRQQRQDIDSLMNKRMKESNSGCDESYQMPKWNGLGFKRKWSIEHHVNLLKKLKINGANSGTCPDFRGDILSVSSCTLDL, from the exons ATGTCATCATCAGGAAGCAGCAACAAACCAAGAACGGTGAAGTTACGGTGCCCTTCTGTGTCCAGCAAAGCGTCCTTCTTTGCATGGGACGAGCAGAGACTGGACTTGGGGTCTATTGCCAGGACTTTTGGCTTAGACCCTTCAACGTTGAAGCTGAATGGTTACTTTATAAGTAGAGGGGCTGATCTTATCTCCTCCTCTGTTACATGGCGATCGCTTCTTAGTTTTTTCTCTGCAAAGGGTTTGTCTACTGGTAAAGATGATAAGGAAGCTCTTATTGTAGATGGCAAGCTCTCCAAAGTTGGGAGTAAGA GGGCACATGACCCCCAAAGCGCTTCAAGTAGGAGTAACTACAGAGCTGAAGTTGAGGGTATTGGTGTGAGTAATAATAGCAGACAACAGCGTCAAGATATCGACTCACTCATGAATAAAAGGATGAAGGAAAGCAACTCGG GATGTGATGAAAGTTATCAGATGCCAAAATGGAATGGCCTTGGCTTCAAGAGGAAGTGGTCGATAGAACATCATGTCAACTTGCTCAAGAAGTTGAAAATAAATGGAGCCAACTCAGGTACATGTCCAGACTTCAGAGGTGATATCCTGTCAGTTTCATCCTGCACCCTGGATTTATGA